The Hemiscyllium ocellatum isolate sHemOce1 chromosome 31, sHemOce1.pat.X.cur, whole genome shotgun sequence sequence CTTCATGACCTGACTCCCGGATCAGGCCTGCATAGGAATGCACCACAGTCTTATGGGTCTCATTTccatttcttctgtctgtgtagagACAGACCTCTTGCCAGCACTGAGTCTTGTTGGAACTTGTGTGGTATCAGCATTTTTCACACCACACTACCACATTCACACCCATGGGAAGGTTATTTAAAATCAGAGATACATCCCACCAAGATGCGTGGGCTATTCAAACCCTCCATATGCTGTGCTTTCTGAGAGTGACAACTCACACTGCTTGGTGTCCTCCTCCACATGCACACAATTGCCTCGTGATTTTTCAAGGACTCTTGGTCAGCTAGTTTCACTGCTGTTTCTGGCAATGCCAGTGGGGATGCATGACTGTCATTGTGGTAGACAAAATCACAACGAAACTACCACAGAGGTAATCGGTGAGGTGAGGCTTCCATGAGAGACCCATCCTGAAGAGTCATAGTTACTCATAGTTAATGGAGTGTCACCTAGTCCCCTAACTAAGATGTATCTTACTTGCTATATGCAATAGTGTATCTCAGTGGACAGAACTGAATCAATATTGAAAATGTATATGTGGGAGACTAGAGGTTAACATCAGGGAGGCAGGTGAAGCTTAAACAAAActgatgttggagaaactcagcagagggaaaaaaacagttaacattttgagtccgaaTTGAAGATAGCTGGGAAAGGGTGGCATTTGTGCTAATGGCAAGAGTAGAAAGAGTGGCCCAGTCACACAAAGAGACACCAGAAGGGGTAGGTAATCAAAGGCGATGCTGATCTTTGCTAGCTAGGTAAAGTGTTAACCCCAAAAATGTAAGTGACAGAGGATTGAACCATTCTAAAAGAACTGATATTTTAGAAACTGTGATTAGATAATCAACAGACTAATTCTCAATTCAAAATTACTTAAAATGTAAGCTTGTTGGACAGAATTCTAAAATATTAACTTTAATTACACTAAGGACAAAGTTAAATTAGAGCACAAAATTAATTTACAATATtagcatttattcaaattaaaatctAAACATTTGAATGTAAAATTGATCACTACCTCCCTGATTTGGGAAAGCCACAATCAGTGGTTTCTGAGGAAATATTTGACAGGTTGGCATAATTTGAACTGCATACCTAGTTCATTAATTAAAAATAGATAGTCATTTCATAACATGTCAACACTCAAACCATCACCTATTTCCACTAAATTTGGATTGAATAGATTATAGATTCTCTACATATGTTTCATGTATTATCTCCCTCACAAATAAAAGCCTGGTTTTGGCTAGTGTGCACAGTACATTGTGCACTAATGTGCCAAAACAACTGTGCCAAAGCATGACTCTGATGCCATAATTTCTGACAAAAGGCTGtttgtttaaaaagggacaaGATCAGTAGTGGATAGCTGTTTTTCAATGGTATAGCAGAAAAAAAGAAATCCGATGCAAAATCTCTTTACTCTTGTATAACCCTAATGAAACCTTTATAATGCTGCAAAGGTTCGGACACATGATCCAGACCACAGCATTAGGAAGGTGGGACTTTTTTTGTTTTGTAGCTATCCCAAAGCTGAGTTTGTAATGAAGAATACTTGTACTTGATGTTTTATAACAGTAATTTCATACAGGAACACCTTGAAAGCTCAGTGCGAGGTCCAGGAGTTCTCTTCCCAATGTCTCTTGATTCCCTCCACGGCTGAACTCTTCGGATAGCTCTCTGAAGGTACTGCAGATCCGCCTTGATTTAATATCTTGCCTGTTTATGCCATGTTTCCATGTATATCGTGCTTCTCCATATAAAGCAATTAAAGATCTCCTTGGCAAATGTATGGCTACCTCTACATCTTTGTAAGGGACATGCCTTTGACAGGTGTCAGTGATTTTCACACTACAGTTATCCGGGCAAAGAACTTGAGTATTATCATCATGGAAATTACAAAGGCTCTTTGAATGATCAGTTACTGGATCACAGGACTGTGCATTGCACACCATATTATGATGTAGTTGGATGAGATCCTTTGAGTCACAAGACATTGATAATATAGTCTCAGACAACAGGTTCAGGCTGACCAAACGCTCACCCCATAACCACCAGTCATCAAAGTGTGAGTCAATGGAAGAGCCACGTTCCGGTCTATAATCCAGGTTACATTGCTCCACAGGCAGAAAGCTTTTCAACACAGGATACTGTATCATTCGGTTTAGGAGGAAATGGCTGAAGCATGGTAGGCCACTGAAGCTTCCCACTTTCAActtgtgctttttaaaattcaccTTTGGACCATAGTCCTGCATATtgacaaagaaaaaaaataagtaATAATACACCAAGACCTAAGAAAATTATCTACGCATTGTTAGCAATTACCAAGTATTTCTAAATGTGAAAACTTTTTTTCAGAAAATGTTttgaaagagcaaagaaaatagCAAAGCCAATTTTGAAAGTTTTAATATCACAGGAAACAATACAAAGCAGGTTTACTTAATTTTCTGAGATAAGGCACTGTATCTTCCACTTGGGGATATACAAAGTATTGTAGAGTAAATAATTGGATGTAGAGGGTGTGCTGCAATCTTTCGGTTGAGACAGAAAACTACTATTTGTTCTCTCAGGTGGTTGTGAAAGTACCAGCGTTCTTATCTTTTGGATAGTAGAAGAGTTCTGCCAGTTTTGCCATTTAACCCTCAATCAGCCTCTCAAAAAGGAAACTGCCTATTGtgattattaatttttttttggctttCCCCTTCCCTAAATTACAACAGTAGCAACACTTCAAAGGTAATTGAGCAGTACTTTGGAAAGGCCTGATGATGCAAATGTTACAAAGGAATTGCAAAATATTTCAGTTTATGGCAATCGTGATGATATCAGAAATGCGACATTGCTAAACTAACTGCAGATTGCTTCACTTTCCAGATTAATTAGTTAGTCTTCCACACTAATGTTCATTAGACCACACAATGAATTATTCATTAAACCCTGTTTCTCAAACAAAAAATTGCCCATGAAAGATTACTTTGGGTTTGCACTGATAAGGAAGTCAAATATGACTTGTCACAAATGGATTCCGGAGTGAAATTACCTATAATGTTAAACAGTAACACTGAAGGATATAGATGACATTTGAAATAACTGGAATTTGATGAAGGTTGTGCATCTTAGTGGCATTTGCTTATTGTTGTCAATCTCAGGAACTCCCTCAACTCTTAACTGTTCATACAAAAATATTCACTAAACAGAAAAGTGAAAACTCACATCCCATGAGATTGAAGAAATTACAGAACACAGGAAAAAAATTCCAAACCAGGAAACGTGGAAAGATCAGTCTAAATACAAGTGCCTATTTTCTTTGAGATGGTAGCAGAATACCTTAATCCAAAGTTTGATTTGTATAAGTGATCAGTTTGAAATGCAAGAGTATATTGCCATTCAGGTATTTGGGACTCCCCTATTAGTTCTTAGTGTAATGGGAGGTATTGCACAGGCTGGTCTGAACTATGCTGAATCTGTCATAAGTTAATACATCATATTGAGATTCATGCAAAAAAATGCTGTCAAGCTGAATATATAAACAACGTTCTAACGCTGACCCATACATAGCACTTTTTTTAATGCACCAGGAAAACCTACCTGTTTCTTGCGTCCAGATTGTGAAGGCTTCCATTCATCATTATCCATCAGGTCCACCAGCTTGGTTTCCTCCTCTTCATTTACAAAATCATCTAATAAAAATACTCCAGGAAACGGAAAAGTCCAGCCACTTAAACTAGAGTCATCATTGCCAATTGCTAAGCCCAATGTAGGATGATAAGTAAAATGGTACTTCCTCTGGGGAAAGAGAATTTGATAACCATTTGATTCAATTCCTTAGAATATTAATTATTTAACACGCAAGCATGGCAGGTAAAGGAGTTATTTCATAAACATGCAAGACAATAGAAGAGGAAAGACTTTGAAAGTTTTAGCACAAAAGGAAAAAAACCCCAAAATTTTAAAGTTGACATAATGAGACAAGACAAGCAGAAGGctagaagaacatagcaagccaggcagcaccaggacgtggagaagtcaacacttcgtgtgtaacccttcttcagtactgGAGGGTGGGTATAGTGAgagctacagataaagggggtggcgggggcGGGGTGCTGTAGTGGGGAtaagtgaagacaggtagaggatacgacctggttggtcaatgggaggaatgaatccggttggtgaaagggagtcaggggatagGAAGGGAGCAAAATGGTCCAAATATTGTCTCTCTGTCAGCTGCTTTGTTTCCTAGAGTTGCTTGGCAGGGAGCGAATGCTGGTAGTTGTGGTCTACTGGGAAAATAGCAATTTATAAATAAATTGTAGAAAATATTGTGTAGAATATCTAAGGCCCTTAAAGGAGTGGCATGTTTCTTTGCTCAATAGAATTGAATTAGTAACATTTTTATTTCACGGCCAATGACCTATTTTAAAGTAGTACTATGACTTCATCAGAATAAATGTTTGCCATTTGATCCACAAGGTCGTACAAATTAGGAACATAATTAggtttgaacctgctccactatttgataGGATCACAGCTGATCCGACAATCTTTATGGTCCATGTTCCTACGTTTaagtcttgaatatttttaacaatCCAGTCTATACAGTCctccacttaaaaaaaaattaactaatTCAATACCCTCAGTGAAAAAATTCCTCCTATCAATCTTGAATGGGCAACCCTTTACTCTAAGTATAcactggtcctactctcccacAGGAGGGAACACCTTTTGGCAACTACACTGTCAAGCCTattttgtttcaataagattgcttctcattctcctaaatttgaaaaaagtacagaaaagtatctattcaatgtttcctccaaagaggaagaaaatcCTCCAAACCAGTATTGCCCATCTGGGGTAGAGATTAGGATTTTTTCTCTTTCAGATGGGTTGTGTAGTTTTGGAATTCTCAGAAGGCAAGTCAGTGAATCTTTTTAAGGTAGTAGTAGATATATTTTTAATTAGGCAGGGGAATCAAAGGTAGGTAGAAATATGAAATTCAAAACATAAACAGACTATCTGGCACCTTATTGAATGCTGCACAGGCATGAAGGGCTAAACACCGGCacagtgactagcactgctgcctcatagcgcgagagacctgggttcaattcccacctcaggcaactgtctgggtggagtttgcacgttctccccgtgtctgcgtggatttcctcccacaggccatagatatgcaagtcaggtgaactggccatgctaaattgcctgtggtgttaggtgaaggggtaaatgtaggggaacgggtctgggtgggttgttcttcggagggttggtgtggttttgttgggcctgtttccacaatataAATAGTCTAATCTAACCTACTTCTGCATCAACTGCATGTTTGTACATACATCGGGCAGAATGCTCTCTTTCTGCATTGCAACAATACTAAGATTCCATTTTCTACCCCACCATTATTAACATCCATTCATCCTCCAGTCAGCAGCCTCCATCGGATTTGTCAATTTCAAGATCCTCATATCTATTGTTGAATCCCtccaggccccttttaaatcttccctgtTCCTTCCATCAAAACTTGATACTCCTGTAAAATCACATCTTGAACTTCTTAGTGATAACCATCAATCCTTAGAAACTTCTGTGCACGAAAGGACTTGTTCAAAGCAGCTTCCCACAATTGCCCATAATAGCATTTGTTACAGTGGCACAGACAGAAGAACACACGAATTAGGGGTAAGAGTCAAATTTGGATTGGGAGAGGAtttgtagttgaaaatgtgttgctggttaaagcacagcaggtcaggcagcatccaaggaacaggaaattcgacgtttcgggcatatatgaagggcttatgcccgaaacatcgaatttcctgttccttggatgctgcctgacctgctgtgctttaaccagcaacacattttcagctctgatctccagcatctgcagacctcactttttaccagagGATTTGTACCCGtctaggtaaagggataaatacAACCTCGTCATTTTGCAGGTGCTGGCTGACTGCTGgaaagatttgtttttaaattttctaATCGGATTTCGAATATTGCAGGATACCCAATAACACACAAAACCAAAATTACGCTGGAAATCTACAATCTTGGAGATGGATATGCTCAGCAGGCTCCGACATCACTTTGGAGGGAAGGAGGAGTTAATGTTTGGGGGTTTATAGCCGTGGATGTTGAAGTATCTCTGTTAATCAATCGGTTATCAGCGCTCGGATCCAGGCTGTTCCCGGAGTGGAGGTGAACTCTTACCAGCTGGCACTTCGTGACCGCTTCAATCCCACCCCGCTCACAGACCAGGCACGAACGGATCCCTTTGCAACCGCAGCCAGGCGGGCCGTTGCTCTGCATGGACATGCTCACGCCTGCCGCTGGGCTCAAGGCCAGAGGCCTGCACCGACAGAGCAACAGCCTTCACACGGGATCGTAGACAGACACCCCACGACCGGTGATGAACACTCCCTTCTCCCACCCCCCTCAAAATGCGCACGCGCGAGCGCCAACCGCCGGTCACGGACTCTCCCCTGACACGCTCCCTCAAACTTCCCATGCGCAGATGCCAACCGCCGGGTCATGGACCCGCCCCTGTAGCTCTCCCTCAAAATGCGCATGCTCCAAGGGCCGCTCGTGGACTATCCCCTGACACTCCCTCAAAATGCGCATGCCCCCAAGGGCCGCTCATGGACTATCCCCTACTCCCTCAAAACGCGCATGCGCGGATGCCAACCGCCAACTGTGGTGGCGCGAGCGTTTGTTGTGAGCGCGCCCGGCTTAAATTTCGCGGGAAACCCTGGAACCTGGAACCAGCGACGGGAAAGAGTTGGTATTTAATGCTGCCTGCTTGGGCTAAGCGTTGTGAAATGTGCTGACTGTAAACTTTGTGCAGAGCCCGATTTGTGGATTTAACAAGGGAATGGGTGGGCGGGCTCTGGGCCTGAGGATTACAGAATCGTGGTAACGGCGGTGAAGAAATCAAACTTACATTTGTATAGCGCCGTTCGCACATATTACCTCTGGGGCGTAAACGCTGCCGAGAAAAGCTTCGCCGAGCATGAGCCCAAAGACAGCAACGTGAtaataacctttttttaaaaggtgcAACTCACACGTGAAAGCAAGGAGGACAGTTTAATGGGCCCAGATTTGCGACCACTCTATCAAAACTCCCCGTTAATGCTAGATAAAACCGAAACAACTTCTGACCAGCTAATGAGTGGATATTTAGGTGCCGGCCGAGTCTCAATGTGGAAGTGTGACTTAGGAAGAACTTTGAAAGACAGTGCCAGTTTAAGAGAGGTAAAGGGAGCTGAGTGTACATGATCACAGATCATTGTAAGTGGTAGGACAGGTAGAGAAAGCAGCAAGGAAGATATTCTCGCCTTTATTCATAGGGACGTAGAATACAAGAGCGAGGACATCTTCAATTTGGAGAAGACACttgctggagtattatgtacagttcagGTATGTACAATATAGGAAGGATTCTaggaatgaggaacttcaatTCTGAGGatggattgaagaagttgggactgttctcagagagaagaaggttgaggagaTTTGATAAGACTCTCAAACACATTAGTAGGTtggatagagtagacaggagAAACTTTCcacttgtaaaaggaacaagattTAGAGATCTGTCAAAGAAGCAAGGAtaatgtgaggaaaaatgtttttactCTGTTAGTAGCTAgggtgtggaattcattgcttggaagtgtggtggaggcaagtacagtTGATACATTGAAGAGGGTGTTGCATATTTGCATAATTTTTAAGGGTATAcaaaaaaaagcaggagattagcactaggtaatgatgctcatttaatgaGATGGTACAGccatgatgggccaaaaggcctctgtGGCACAACACTTGTAGTTAAGTAGTGAAATATGTTGTCAGTGAAGCTCTTTATTGCCATAAGAAATGCTGTTGTGCTCTTCACAgttgaaacctgcacagacatcaCTGTTAAGATGTAAATTTTAGGTTAATTACTGAAGATCTGATGGAAAGATCTCAAGCCTGGTTCAGTTAGGGGTAAGCATGTTTTCAGTGCTATTAAGTCACTCTTCCTACTAAACAACCTCTGGCTCTGACAACTAACTTTTGAGTTGAAGTCTCATTCCAACAAGTAAAATTGACATTGCAGATTATGATCATTTGTTTATGGTCATCTTAATCCAAGTTGTATGAGCCAATTTATTTCCATTTGAATTGAATAACTTCCTCACTGTTTACTTGCAGAGAGTGTAAAATTCGaaaggacctgagaggcaactttttcacacagagggtgattcataTAGAAAGTAGAATAGTCcagcacattacaggccctttggccttcaatgttgtgctgaccgtTTTTCCGACACTAAGATCAAacaacctacatacccttcattttactatcctgtatgtgcctatccaagagtcgcttaaatatcccttaactgccagaggaagtgatagatgcagacaCTGTCACAACATTTAGAACACATATGGAcaagtatctgaataggaaggatttagagagatactggccaaatgcaggcaagtgggactagtttagtttgggaaacttggtcaacatgaacgaattggattgaagggtttgttttcgtTCTGAATGACAATATGACACTGACTCCATAATTCTTGAAAAATTCACAAAGTCTGTGGGAAACTATATGCAAAAAAACCCCCAAAATTTCTGTTACTCAGGAAATCCTGTGTTGTTTGATGAATTGAAAAATTCCAATCCATGAATTCCAAAGTCCTACATCCCTCCATACTGAGCTGTAGTGTCAAATAGAATTTTATGCTCAATTTTCTGTATAACCAGTAATTTACAGCACATTAAAAGGTAACATGATTGTGATGTTTCCCAAAATCTTGATTTATGCCATTACGCCACTTGATTAAAATCAGTGCATCTCATATCTTTAATACCAGCATGACTTTTTAATTTAATATGTAGTGAGGCACAAACCTATTGTTCCCATATTGCTCCC is a genomic window containing:
- the alkbh4 gene encoding alpha-ketoglutarate-dependent dioxygenase alkB homolog 4, translated to MSMQSNGPPGCGCKGIRSCLVCERGGIEAVTKCQLRKYHFTYHPTLGLAIGNDDSSLSGWTFPFPGVFLLDDFVNEEEETKLVDLMDNDEWKPSQSGRKKQDYGPKVNFKKHKLKVGSFSGLPCFSHFLLNRMIQYPVLKSFLPVEQCNLDYRPERGSSIDSHFDDWWLWGERLVSLNLLSETILSMSCDSKDLIQLHHNMVCNAQSCDPVTDHSKSLCNFHDDNTQVLCPDNCSVKITDTCQRHVPYKDVEVAIHLPRRSLIALYGEARYTWKHGINRQDIKSRRICSTFRELSEEFSRGGNQETLGRELLDLALSFQGVPV